A DNA window from Opisthocomus hoazin isolate bOpiHoa1 chromosome 31, bOpiHoa1.hap1, whole genome shotgun sequence contains the following coding sequences:
- the LOC142365053 gene encoding olfactory receptor 14A16-like, whose product MSNSSSITQFLILAFTDIQELQLLTFWLFLAVYLAALLGNSLIITAIACDHRLHTPMYFFLLNLSLLDLGCISTTVPKAMANSIWDAMAISYMGCAVQLFFFLFLITAEYCLLTVMAYDRYLAICKPLHYGTLLGSRACVHMAAAAWGTGFLYALMHTANTFSLPLCHGNAVDQFFCEIPQILRLCCSDSYFREAGLLLVSACLTFGCFIFIVVSYVEIFRAVLRIPSEQGQHKAFSTCLPHLTFVSLFISTGIFANLKPPSTSSPSLDLVVSFLYSVVPPAVNPLIYSMRNQELKDALKKLIQSFIPLQK is encoded by the coding sequence atgtccaacagcagctccatcacacagtttctcatcctggcattcacagacatacaggagctgcagctcttgaccttctggctcttcctggcagtctacctggctgccctcctgggcaacagcctcatcatcactgccatagcctgtgaccaccgcctccacacccccatgtacttcttcctcctcaatctctccctccttgaccttggctgcatctccaccactgtccccaaagccatggccaattccatctgggacgCAATGGCCATCTCCTACATGGGATGTGCTGtacagttgtttttcttccttttcttgatcACAGcagagtattgtctcctcactgtcatggcctatgaccgctaccttgccatctgcaaacccctgcactacgggaccctgctgggcagcagagcttgtgtccacatggcagcagctgcctggggcactgggttcCTCTATGCTCTcatgcacactgccaatacattttcactacccctctgccacggcaatgctgtggaccagttcttctgtgaaatccctcagatcctcagGCTCTGCTGCTCAGACTCCTACTTCAGGGAAGCTGGGCTTCTCCTGGTTAGTGCCTGTTTAACTTTtggctgttttattttcattgtggtgtcctatgtggagatcttcagggccgtgctgaggatcccctctgagcagggtcagcacaaagccttttccacgtgcctccctcacctgacctttgtctctctctttatcagcactggcatctTTGCcaacctgaagcccccctccactTCCTCCCCATCTCTGGATCTGGTGGTGTCATTTCTGTACTCGGTGGTACCTCCAGCTGtgaaccctctcatctacagcatgaggaatcaGGAGCTCAAGGACGCACTGAAGAAGCTGATTCAGTCATTTATTCCTCTGCAGAAATAA